DNA from Homo sapiens chromosome 1, GRCh38.p14 Primary Assembly:
GCCCTCACTGCCTTCCAGAACTATTTGCTGGAGTCACTCAAGGGGCTGGACAAGATGTTTCTAAGCAGTGTGGGCAGTGGGCATGGTGAAACCAAGGCTTCGGAGAAGGATGCCAAGCATCGGAAATAACTGCTTCTCCCACCCCATCCCTAAGGGGCTCCCAGGCCCTGAAATAGGGACTTAGCTCTTGGGGGTGGGCCTGGAAGGACTGAAAGGTGGGATTAGAGTCAGGCCAGAAAGAGAACATTCATCCAGAGATCCCAGAGTTGGGGATCTGGCTTGGAGTAAGGGAGGGTGGCCTCTCTGTGGTGGTGTGTTGGTAAGTTAAGGGCCCAGGTATTTGTCTCATGTGTGCAATTTTCTGACCTTTGATGGTTGAGAAGGGTTTGGACAGAAAATTGACATGAAAAGATCTGGCTCATGGGGCAGAGCCCTTTCCATTAGCGTGGCTGGGTGGCCGTGGGTGCTTCTAGAGGCCAAAGCCTTTGTGTTTTTCACTGGTGGCAGGAGGAAAATTGATAAATCAGAGGTGCTACTGAGGAGTTGGTGCCCCTCATTCCAGAATCTCCTACCCCCAGAAAAGGGGTGCTGGAAGGAGGCCCCAGTGGACTCTTTGTACCCTTCCTACTCTCAGAGAGAAGTGGGCAGGAGGGGTCCTCAAGGAACAAAGAAGATAAAGCACAAATCGCAGAACTTGAATCCAGGCTGCTGCTCATCATAGTCCTGTTGCTGTCTgtcctatttatttatgtatgttgtaattaaatttgaaattttaaaatgtccagtgCAACTTATTTATCCCAATGAGTTGGGGATTCATTTCACTGTTTTCTGGCCATACACTGATATGTCCAGCTGGACCAGGAGGGAGAGGGTGTTTTTGCTGGCAAAGGGCTGTGGGTGGGTTGGGAGGGAAGAAAGGTGTGTCAGGCACCCTGAGGTTGTCACTGGGATCTTGTATTTGTGGTTATTTTGCCCCTGCAGTTGATGTACCTCCCCATGTCCCCATCTCTCATTCTCTTAATAAAGCCTTTCATTGGATATGAAGCCCTCCCTGTCCTTCTTTAGCCCAGGCCTGGATTTGCCTCCTAAGAGGGCAATGTCACTGGGGAGAGGCAGGGCCTGGGAATTGGGCAGGGGGTAGGATTGGAAGGGGCCCCTAAGAGCATGGGAGGGAACTGGGGGCCCCTCTGTGTGAGAGGAGGTACAGATGTTGGTCTATCTGGCATGTCAGTGTGGCTATTAGTtgctgtgcctgtgtgtgtgtgtgtcaagtgAATACTGTATGTGTATTCCTGTGACTTGGTGGGCTGGTGGGTGTATGTGTCAGTTTGGCTGTTACCATGCCCGTTGGTGGTGGATTTGTTACCATGCCCGTTGGTGGTGGTGTGTAGGTGTCAGTCGGAACACTGGTGACGGTGTGTGTCTATCAGGCCAACGCTCATCCAACTCTCGTCTTGAGGATTACACTCTTCAGTCATCTTTTCTGTCCTGTATCGTCAGTGTCTCCCTCTCTACAGAATGATTACTGGATCACCCCACAGAGTACAAATGTTCTAGGATCTCTTACCTTACAAAAcataaatcctttccccatttctttatttcctttgcagTTAAAGTTCTTGAAAGATTGCTATACCTATACCTCCATTTCTTCACCTCCAATTTCCTCTTCAATCTGCTTTTTTCCCGACCAGTCGGCTGAAGTCCACTCAGCATGGTCATCACAATGTCAAATCTCAAGGCCTTTTTTCTGGATTTAACAGCAGCAGTCAATGGATATGGCTGACTACTTGCTCTTTTCTGCAACTCTTTTCCTCTGTGGCTCCTAACTTCTGGTTTCCTATGACCTCACTGGTCCCAATTCTGCCTACTTAGCTGGCTACTTCTCTACTTGACCTCTAAATGATGGCTTTCCTCAGGTCCCTCTCTATACTGTCTCCTTAGATTGGTCTCATTCAATCCCATGTCTTTCAATATCTCAATACTGCCAATTCCTGAATGTTTATCTTCAGCCCAGGCTGCTGCCTGAACTCCAGACTTGGAGGTACAACTGTCTGCCAGCTTGGCTAGTAGGCATCTCAAAACTCATGTCCAAAATGGAGCACATGACTCAAGTACTGAAATCGTGACCTCTTCCAGACCATCCCACCACAGTAGATGACACCACCTTCTACCCAGTTGCTCAAGTCAGAAACTGGGGAGTCCTATTTAGTTCTTTCTCTACACTCAATCCTTCAGAAAGACCTATGGATTCTGAGtccatcttctttcttctctgccaACACCCTAGTTCTCTGGACTGCTATAGTAGTCTCCCAACCGGTCTATTTTCTCTGGTACACCTTCAAAGTCAGGTCCAGCAATGATCTAACTTTGCCTGATTCTCTAGCCTCATCTTATACTACTCTCTTCATCACTCACTTTGCTCCAGCCACATTGGtttcctttctgttcctcaaacTACCACTTTGTTTTATGCCCCAGGGTCATTGTATTCACTGTTGTTTGCCTGGATTGCTGTCCCCGTGTCTTTGCAAGTGTGCTGTCAGGGAGAGATGGGGTGCTTTGCAAGTGAAGATTGTGCTAGAAACACAGGGTCTAGGCATCATTTCTCAGGATAAGGGTCCAAAGATGTGACTTCTTTTCCCAAGAAGCTGCAATGCCTCAACGTCCCCATGTGTCCAGTGAAAGCTCTCCAGACACAGTGGGGCCTCCTCTGGGGGCCTGTCCCTCATGCTAAATGCATGGGGACCCTCAATATGTTCTAACCCTGGCCCTGCCACTCACTTGGTGTGCCACTCTAAGCTTCAGGTCCCCTGGTATGTACCCCCCCCCAGCAGGATGTTAGGTGGTGCTGATACCTTGAGGCAGTATCCAGATGTGGCACTAAAGAATTCTCAATCATGCGGGAGGAAGTTCTGCCTTTCTCCAGCCCCTTTCAATCAGTCCTTCTGAATACATCAAGAAGAAAGTCTCCATTTGGGGCTGGCATGACTTTAACACCTAATATTTGCTTTTCCTCATTTTAACAAAGAGCTCAGTGCCTTCCCCAAGTATCCCTATCTGGGTTATTCAATCCTTTCtgcagaaaggaagagaaaggaatgtgGGGGAAGGCTGAAGTATGCTCTGCTTTAACTGAAGCCTAGGGCCTGGCAAGAGACATCCTACCTCTAAAATTATCTTTGACCATGGGAAGTTGAggggattaaataagatataCAACGCTTCTATATAATGCCTGGAATATAGTAACAAATCAATAAAAGGTTATAAATACCCAGAAGAAATTAGTTTATCAAAAACTTTTCAGGGGCTGGACAACTTTCCCTAAGGAAGGATCATGTAGTCCTCAACAAGTCCTATTTTAGAAACAAGAAAGTTGTAGATcaaagcaacttgcccaaagtcactaaGCAAGTGATCACGCATACGTGTGTGATCCGACCCTCCCTTCATTTCCACTGCATCACATGGCCGTCTACAGAAGGGCTCACAGGCCTGACCCCAGCAAGGGGAAGCAGGTCCTCCCAGGCCCTTGTGCCCCAAGGCTCTGCTAAGCCAGCATATGGTCAGGATAGTTAACAGTGCAGAGGAAGCAGTATGGTATGGACACTAAGTGGCCTAAGAAGCTCCTAATGAGGTCTCAGCATTTGATTCTTCCCattaagttgtttttcttttccccacagcaAAATAAATCACGTTTTAGCCTCTAACTGGGTCTAGCCCTAAGGAAAAGTAGATGATGAATAAAGTTTACacgggggctgggtgcagtggctcgcgcctgtaatctcagcactttgggaagccgaggcagacagatcatttgaggtcaggggttccaagaccatcctagtcaacatggtgaaaccctgtctctacaaaaatataaaaattagccgggtgtggtggtgcacgcctgtaatcccagctactcagaaggctgaggcagaagaattgcttgaacccaggaggcagaggctacagtgagccgagatcgtgccattgcactccagcctgagtgacagagcaagattctgtctaaaaataataataataataaaattaaattaaaaattaaaaataaagtatacacaGATTGTTTACATGGCTTCTTTTTTGCAAACAAGTATCTGTGAATTAAACGGAGAGTGTTTAGACTGGGTAAGCATTCCAATTTGGAGTTTAAAgactttcctactttctcttaaAGGATCATAGTGTTCcagaataaatatgaaaagtgCAGTCTTTGAAAACATTCCCTCCCATGAAGGAAAGTAAGTGAAGGCAAGTTGCAGGTTTCTCCTCCCAAACACACTAACACATAATTTACACACTGGACTAAGCAAGCAGCAGACATTTAGAGAGAATCCAAGAATGcacctctttctcttgcttgggCACTGCTGCTGCTTTGGTCAAAAGGCCGAGGGGAGCAGAAGTGAAAGGACTCTGGGCTCCAGGCAGGGCAGACCTAGCAGTTGCTCAGCTAGCAAGACCAAGCTCTTGGGTCATTTCAGTGGCCTCTTCCATCTCTCAAAGGTTTCTGCCTTCCCATACCCTCTCTAGTAGGGTTTAGCTTCCCTACCCTGAGGCAAAACAGCTGCTCTCTTCTCCAACCTATCCCCCCTCCCACCCCGAGCCTGGGAaggaataatttgtttttctgtgtattaatCACCTGAAAGCAGATGGGAGCTAATCAGAACTCCATTCTGAACAGTGTTTGGCCAGGAGTGTTAAATAATGGGTACATTCCCAGTGTTTTTTAAACTTCAGGAAATTGATTTAGGACACAGctggcattttaaaaactaaaatccaGCGGAAGAAAACAGAAGTTACCAGAACACACTACATCATGACTCCACACACACATCCCTCTGTAAGAAAAGTTCCACAAAGCAATGCTTACCCTTcttatagtaggtatatataggTGTGAAGTCAGGAGTGAATGACGAGGCCATGTAAATTTAGTTGGAACACAGGCTTTATGAGGTgtaaaggagggaaaggaagtggGGAGTTAGGTTCGGAGAGGATTATGGAATGCCTAGCATGTCAAATCAAAGAATTGGGCTTTATTCTCTTAAGCCATGGAAAACCACCAGAAAGTTTTAAGGGCAGAGAGGAATGGATGGTGaaactagttttttaaaatatggagaaaGACCTGGAGAGGGAAGAGATTAAAAGTAGAGTGAAGTTAGGAGGCTGTTAAATAGTCTAAGAAACGATAGGGGGTGAACCAGAGTAATGGGGATGGAGATTTATAAagattaggctgggtgcagtggctcacatctgtaatcccagtgctttggcagaccaaggtgggaggatcacttgaggccaagagttcgagaccagcctaggcaacatggcgagaccctgtctctacaaaaaattttgacaaaattagctgggtgcagtggtgcacccctctagtcccagctagttgggaggctggggtaagaggttcacttgagcccaggagttcaagtgaACTTACTGCAGTAAGCtacgatcgtgccactgtactccagcctaggtgatggagcaagaccctgtctctgaaaaacaacaataaaaaattataataaaattaaaagatttaggATGTAGAAATGCCAGAACTTGGTGGCCATGTAGAGACAGGAGATAAAGAATGGCATAAAAATGATGCCCAGCTAAATGCAATGTTGTATCTTGGATTATATCctagaacagaagaaaattagtggaaaaactggtaaaatctgaataaagcCTGGAGCTTAGTAATACTAATACACCAACCAATGTTGGTTTCTCAGTTTTGACAAACATACTGTGGTATATAGAAGATGTTAACATTACAGAAACTGAATAAGGGGTATAAGGACACCatattatctttgcaacttttctgtaaaaccaaatttattccaaaataaaacatttattaaaaataaatgatgccTGGGTTTCTGACTTGGGCACTTGGGAAACCAGGTAGCTCTAATTCTCTAAGACAGAATGTCATAGAGGCGGTTTGGAGAGGGGCAGATGGTAAGGCTCAGCTTTAGACATACTGAGTTCGATGTCCCTAAATCTGGAGGGTGAGCTATCTAGGAATGAGTTGATTTGGAGCTCAGGAAAGAGATCCAGATTGGCAAAAAAACACTGAGAGTCAGGATGGGTTTGCAGGCTTGCCTGAGATTGCCCTGGGGACACTTACATTCAAAGGCAGAGAACCGTATGTCATCCCTGGTGAGGCCTGAATGCAGAATAACAAGTTTACCAATCATTAtacacttactgagcacttaccaCATGCCAAGCCCTGAACTAAATGTTTACCTATATTACTTCATGGAATTCTCATATCTACCACATAGAATAGGTGCTATTTCAGTCATTGTACAGATGGGAAAATCATGTAGCAGGATAGTCTGTGCTTTAGTAGCAGCACTCCACTGGGTAGGGCGTCAGAATCATCTgtggcgctttttttttttttttttttttttttttgagacagagtcttgctctgtcagccaggctggagtgcagtggcatgatctcggctcactgcaacctccctctcccgggctcaagcaattctcctgcctcagcctcccaagtagttgggtttacaggcgtgtgccaccacgcctggctaattgttatatatttttttagtagagatggggtttcaccatgttggccaggctggtcttgaactcctgacctcaggtgatccgcccgcctcggcgggcggccaaagtgctgggattacaggcatgagccaccgcacccggccaacctGTGGCACTTTTAAAATAGATGCCTTACACTCAGGAATCTAGCTAAAAGCTCAAACCTATGCATATTCATGGTGGTGTTGGAGGTTGAATCAACTGTAGTGACGTGAATCATCTCTTTTCTCCCATTTACTCAATGATTAGCTTTCTTCTTATGGTGTAAGGCATTTATCATTGGCGTATTAAATAGTGTATAAGACACCCAAATCTAATGTTAACCCAATACTTTAATATGAACGTTATGATCAGTAGGTAGTATCTTAGATGATACATTTAAtcacagacaaaacaaaaacctatctGTATATGATATTAAGAGGAGCACAGAATTGGATAAAGTAGGGTTTATCTTAGTCGGAGACCAAATGGTTTTGATATGTGGTTcctagaccagcagcatcagtagcAACTGGAAATGTGAGATGAACATTCTGAAACACACATCTGGTCAAGAACCACTGTTTTAATAGCTTTAACCACAAAACATCCACATTGTTCCCTAAAGTTATGCTAAGAGTAAAACGAGTAACTGGTTAACTGCCCATGATACATCAATTTAATGGAAAATTATGCAACTGTCAACAAGAATAAGCATATCTATATGTATTGATATAAAACAATCTCTAATAtagtgttaagtgaaataagcaatatgcagaacttaaaaatactttttagccgggcacggtggctcacgcctgtaatcccagcactgggaagccaaggcaggcagactgcttgagcccaggagttcaagaccaacctgaatgacatggtgagaccctgtctctatgaaaaacacaaaaactagctgggcattggtggtgtgcgcctgtaatcctagctactcaggaggctgagatgggaggatcacttgggcccgggaggcggaggttgcagtgagccaagattacgccacagcactccagcctgggctagagtgagaccctgtctctaaataaataaataaatctaaaaaatttaaagggggcatgtgtctgtatgtatgtatactttACACAGTAACAGAATATCTCttaaaaaacataagaaattaGTAGCTGAAGTTTCCTCCAGGAAGGGAAGCAGGAAGCAGATGACTGGATTATAGGGATGGAAgaaacatttttccttctttttttgagacggagtctcactctgttgccaggctggagtacagtggcgcgatctaggctcactgcaacctctgcctcccgggttcgaccgattctcctgtctcagcctccccagtagctgggactaggggtgcgtgccaccacgcccagctaatttttgtatttttagtagagacggggttttaccatgttggtcaggatggtctcgctctcttgacctcgtgatccgcccgcctcggcctcccaaagtgctgggattacaggtatgagccaccacacccagctctggaagaaatatttttcactaCATGTTTTTGTACTGTTTGCATGTTACATTAAGTGCATGTATTATTAATTCaggttaattaatttaaaaatttaagtttaagGGCAAAAAGAACCACTACTTTAGAGAGAATGGAGATACTAgcaagtaaaatatatgaaagagctAGTTGGAAAGGAAGCCAAGCATGGAGTAGAACGTGGGGCCGTCAGCTGCTAAAGGGTACTGAGCGTTAATGGAGGGCGGAGCAGGAAGAAAAGTCAGACCTGGCAAAAAGATCATCTTCCCTCCATATCCTTTCTGAGGTAATATTAGGTAAACTGAGACCTGGACCAGAGGGCTCAATTATATCCATAGTCACCTTTATTCTGAATTAACCATTTATCAAGAGTGCGCCtgaaaagagtagaaaaaaataaaggagccCATCAAAAAAAAGTTCCCTGGCAAGTGGGAGGGAGGACATGATGTTAGGAGCCCTGTTTGGGGAAGGAAATGTTATCCAGGTCATGGATGCCATTTTTGTCAATGATTCGAACACTGAAGGTTGGCAGATTCAGGATGAAGCGTTTCTGGAGCTGCAGAGAGACATGGAGGAAATCAGTCAACAAATGATTACTAAgttctatgtgccaggctctgttctagacACTGGGgatacaagcaaacaaaaatccctgCTTTTGTGGAACTGATATTCTACTGGAGGCAGTTGGCAGTAGGGCACTAGTACTCTAGTGGTAGAGGGTACCCAAACAGCAGCTGGAGGATgactgggaggcagggaggctgaactgggaggtGCAACTAAGAGCCTGTCTCTGGTCAGTCAGCTGACGAAAGAATGAGACAATCCAGTGTTCTGTTCCCCATAGTCTGTTACCCATCAGTCTGGTAAACACAGACGTCTCTCTTAAAATGTCTCAAGATAATAAGCTAACAAAGAGTGATTGTCCTCAGAACGAAGCAgaggccaggagctgtggctcaggcctgtaattgggaggttgaggtggaagaatatcttgagcccaggagttcaagaccagcctaggtaacatagcaagaccccatctcttaaaaataaaatgagctgggcatggtggtgcctgtctgtagtctcagctacttgggaggatcgcttgagttccagaaatccaggctgcagtgagctatgatggtgccactgcactccactccagcctgggcaacaaagtgagatccatctcttaaaaaaaaaaaaaaaaagcggggggtggggtgggcactGTGGACTGAAAACAAAAGGTTTGTGTAAGAAGCAAACTGACATTACTCCCAACGCTCCTGCTCTTATCTTCCTACTCTCTTACTAAACCACGAGGTCAAGTTCATCCTTAAGCCACAGGAacagtaaaagaatgaaaaaaactaATGTGGCTGGTTTTTGACCTCCCCATTCCCCCATTCTCCATCTATACCCAAAGCCTTAGACTCTAAGGAGTAGTGTTAGAAAGGGTGTGTTCTGTAATCCTGTCCTCGCAAGCCAAAGTCTACTCTCCCCTTCTGCCCAAAGCTTCCTAGTTGCTTTCTATGGTCCTCCTGAATTCTTAGGGGAGGCTTTTTCTCACAGATTACAAAGACTCGAGCACTATTAAGGGAGCAGGCAGTATGGCAATTACAGGTGGCACAAGAACAGAGCAGGTATAAAGTCTAGGGCagggatgggcgtggtggctcatgcctgtaatcccagcactttgggaggccgaggcaggcggatcacctgaggtcaggagttcaagaccagcctggccaacatggtgaaaccctgtctctactaaaaatacaaaaaactagccgggcatggtggtgggcaactgtaatcccagctactcgggaggctaaggcaagagaattgcttgaacccagaggcggaggttgcagtgagctgaaatcgtgccactgcactccagcctgggcaacaaaagcgaaactccgtctcaaataaaaaaataaagtctagagCAGAAGTTCTTCAAGTACAGCCTCAGTTACCACCTGTAGGAAAATCACCTGGGACTGCCAGTTAAAGCAGAGCTTCCCAGTTTGTACCTCAGAACAGTGGACTCAGAATTGAGGGTTGGGGCAGAGATGGCAATCTGTTTAACAGGTTTCCCAGGTGATACTTACACacactaaaatttgagaaccactggtttggATAAACCAGaaagaattaaattataaaactgaCATTGAGGAGGTAATCTGTGAGAGAAAAGTGAGCTTGCTATCCACACCAAACTCTATCCCTGGTAGCAACTTCACATCTGGTTAGTGGGTATGTATTACACCTTCtggcaaaaatctgaaaaaatataacTGAGGAACAGGAACAACACTGGCAAACAGAGAGACAAACATTCCTTTCAGGATCCTATGGGAACTACTCACCTCCTCCAGACATTTCCTAAGGAGTTCCACTGCCCTCTCACGTGAGATAGCTGAAAGAGAACACAGAGACCAAATACTTCCGGTGCTGTCATTATATCCAACTCTCAGAAGCTTTTGATTAAGTTCCAAATCTGGCTTCTTCAGGTCTCAGTGCCACACAAACGTAAAAGGCAAAAAATGCTTTGCCTTCTAGCCTGCAATCAACTTACTCCACATGCAGCTGGGGGGGCCCCAGACCCAGTGCTCCAGCAGCTATAAGCCATTGCAAATTGATTTGCTACAGTAAAGGGTGAGCATGAAGGAATTCTGCCTCCCCTGGCCAGGGCCCACCTCTGAAGAAGTCCAGCAGCCTGTCTCTCTTTATCATAACCCACCCCTTTCACTCCCCCTTAGTCCAGGGTTTGAATCAATTCCATCTGCCCCAGTCAGCTGCAAATCAGGGAAAGAGACGATGGGGTCAGAATTTCAGCCTTGTTTTCCCAGCTGGGTCTCTGTTTAACAATGGGAAGAGAATTCATAGGATGGGGCTGAGACTCTCCCCAAATAGGAGCCAAAGGAACTGTCTGTGGGCGTGGCAAACTGGGACGACATGTTATGCACTCAGGCTTCAGGGGTGGCTAGTAGTTATTTTGGTGGGCAAATCAGCTGTATTACTGACAGATGCCAAATCAAGAAAGTCACTGGGAGGCCAGGCTAATTCTTTTCAGGATGTGGCCTGGAGCTCTAGCGTGGCTAAGGTTGAGCGAGAGGGCAGCACCAAAAAAGAATGAACATGCCAGATTCTTACGATACTGACAGTGAAGAATGGAATGTAAGGAGAGAAGTGGTTATCTGTGCTTCATCTATAGTCTGTAAAAGCTAAGAATTCCAAAGTACCCACTGCCCACAGAGGCTAAAGTCGAGGTTAGGACTGGGGTCAGAAGATGGAACTTAGCACAAAAGCATCCCTGTGTCtaggaagtcctaaccagagcactTAGGCAAGGGGAGGAAATAGAGTACCCCAATTGGAAAGCAGGAAGTCAaatgtccctatttgcagatgacatgatcttctatatagaaaaacctaaagaccccACCAGAAAACTCTCacatctgataaatgaattccataaagttgcaggatacaaaattaatatacaaaaatcagtatttctatacacaaactagctgaaaaagaaatcaagaaggcaatcccatttacaatagacacaaaaatcaaagaaaataaaatacctaggaataaatttaaccaaggagatgaaagacctctataacgaaaactataaaacactgatgaaataagcTGAAGAGGATACAAGCGAATGGAAatacatctcatgctcatggatcagaagaattaatattatgaaGATGACAACACTAcccaaagaaatttatatattcaatgcaatccctatcaaaatgccaatgacatgCCTCACAGAATTATGGAAAAAAATCCTAAGATTTGtaaggaaccacaaaagactctgaatagctaaagcaatcctgaacaaaaagaacaaatctggtaGTTGATaccactaccagacttcaaaatatatcacaaagttgtagtaaccaaaacagtatgctactggcataaaaatagacacatagaccaattaaacagaatagagaaattaagaaattaagccACATATCTACATTTGACTTTTGATGAAGGTACCAAGAACactcattggggaaaggacagtctgtctcttcaataaatggtgctagaaaaactggatatccatacacagaagaatgaaaccagaccctCACCTCTTACCCtatacaaaattcaactcaaaatggatcaaagacctcaATTTAAGAccagaaactagaagaaaacacagggaaaaagcCTCAGGACACTGATCTGgaaaaagattttatgaataatcTCAtgaacacaggcaacaaaagcaaaaataaacaaacaggattacatcaaactaaaatgcttctgcacagcaaaggaaacaagagtgaaaaggcaacctacagaatgggagaaaatacatgcaaactactcatccaacagggagttaatatccagaaaatataaGGAACCGAAATATCTCAATAGAGaacaaaaattcattaaaaaatgggcatatcatctcaacagacatttcaaaagacatacaaatggccaacaaatatatggaaaaaattctcaacatcactaatcatcacagaaatgcaaatcaaaaccacaatgaggtaacACCTCATCCCAGTTaggaatagctattatcaaaaagacaaaaaacaacaaatgctggcaaggatgtagagaaaaggaaattctttatacactgttggtaggaatgcaaactAGTATAGCCACTAGGGAGGACAGTATGGCGGtccctcaaaaaactacaaatagaactaccatatgatctggcaatcccactactgggaatttatccaaaagaaaggaaatcattatattgGATGAAATCATTATATCACTGGGGAAATATTGCACCCCAGtgtttactgcaacactattcacaatagccaagatatggaaccaacctaggtGTCCGAGAACagatcaatggataaagaaaatgtggtatatatacaccatgaaatactattcatccataaaaaaggaaatactgtcattcaacatgaatggaactggacggtattctgctaagtgaaataagccaagaacaaagttaaaacactgcacgttctcactcatatgtagaagctaaaaaagctgatctcatagaagtaaaaagtagaatagaggatactagaggctgagaaa
Protein-coding regions in this window:
- the PSMB2 gene encoding proteasome subunit beta type-2 isoform 3 (isoform 3 is encoded by transcript variant 3); its protein translation is MDYLAALAKAPFAAHGYGAFLTLSILDRYYTPTISRERAVELLRKCLEELQKRFILNLPTFSVRIIDKNGIHDLDNISFPKQGS